A single Paenibacillus sp. FSL R5-0517 DNA region contains:
- a CDS encoding glycerophosphodiester phosphodiesterase family protein — protein sequence MNNLCVAHRGFSSIAPENTMAAFLMAMERPEVQWMELDVQLSRDGVPVIIHDFTVDRTTNGKGLVRETDWADLQRLDAGAWKNKSYKGERIPALSELLDRSCGRVRLNIELKTQGDMYPGLPAAVIHEVRKRHMQNDVVITSFEPAALIEVKKLAPEIQTGLIIDARPGDLLTALQQMNCTFLSIGYTNVDKSLMNEMRSAGIRVMAWTVDDKTIMKKLAAVDPELMLCTNRPDVWELAFQETSSRFFRP from the coding sequence ATGAACAACCTTTGTGTAGCGCACCGTGGATTTTCTTCTATTGCACCAGAGAATACAATGGCTGCGTTTCTAATGGCCATGGAACGGCCTGAAGTTCAGTGGATGGAGCTGGATGTGCAGTTGTCGCGTGATGGTGTGCCAGTGATCATTCATGATTTTACAGTGGATCGTACGACGAATGGCAAGGGTCTGGTTCGGGAAACCGATTGGGCTGATCTGCAACGTTTGGATGCTGGAGCATGGAAAAACAAGTCTTACAAGGGCGAACGGATTCCGGCGCTAAGTGAATTGTTAGATCGCTCGTGCGGCAGAGTACGTCTTAACATTGAACTGAAAACGCAGGGAGACATGTACCCGGGTCTGCCTGCGGCTGTTATACATGAAGTGAGAAAAAGACATATGCAAAATGATGTGGTGATCACCTCATTTGAACCAGCCGCTCTGATCGAAGTGAAGAAACTTGCACCGGAGATCCAGACGGGGCTGATTATCGATGCACGACCAGGTGATCTGTTAACTGCCCTGCAGCAGATGAATTGTACATTTCTCTCCATTGGATACACCAATGTAGACAAATCCTTAATGAACGAGATGCGGAGTGCAGGTATTCGGGTGATGGCCTGGACAGTAGATGACAAGACCATTATGAAGAAACTGGCCGCAGTTGATCCAGAGCTCATGTTATGTACGAACCGTCCTGACGTATGGGAGCTGGCATTTCAGGAGACGAGCAGCCGATTCTTCAGACCGTAA
- a CDS encoding fumarylacetoacetate hydrolase family protein produces the protein MLTNIRNVYCVGRNYKLHAEELGNAVPDEPMIFMKPSHAVVPLSGETLELPATKGEVHYEAELVVQIGRAYELGMTVDELVDAYAFGIDFTLRDVQSVIKKKGHPWTAAKGFKNSAPVSAFQAFPGAAALLEKDFTLTKNGEEVQRGNIRNMIFSLQDIVDYVGHHYGLGQGDVIFTGTPEGVGPTQAGDVLELAWDGESLGACTIGAAQ, from the coding sequence ATGTTGACTAATATTCGCAATGTATACTGTGTAGGACGCAATTATAAACTTCACGCGGAAGAATTGGGTAACGCGGTTCCGGATGAACCAATGATCTTTATGAAACCTTCTCATGCAGTCGTGCCCCTGAGTGGTGAAACGCTTGAATTGCCTGCTACCAAGGGTGAAGTTCACTATGAAGCTGAGCTGGTCGTGCAGATCGGCCGGGCTTATGAGCTAGGTATGACGGTAGATGAGCTGGTGGATGCGTATGCGTTTGGTATTGATTTTACGTTACGTGACGTACAGTCCGTGATTAAGAAAAAGGGCCACCCGTGGACAGCGGCCAAAGGATTCAAAAATTCGGCTCCGGTTTCTGCATTTCAGGCGTTCCCGGGGGCGGCAGCACTGCTGGAGAAAGACTTTACGTTGACTAAAAACGGTGAGGAAGTTCAGCGTGGTAACATTCGTAACATGATCTTCAGTTTACAGGATATTGTGGATTATGTAGGTCACCATTACGGCCTGGGGCAGGGAGATGTCATTTTTACAGGAACACCGGAAGGTGTTGGACCAACACAAGCAGGAGATGTGCTCGAACTGGCATGGGACGGCGAATCCTTGGGTGCATGCACGATTGGGGCAGCGCAATAA
- a CDS encoding MarR family transcriptional regulator: protein MSDRDWEALERTDWLFRKMVRRFVKERDRISVEGISLPGMLILHKIIREGEQRLGDLAEQLDFTSGAITALTDKLEKKGLTIRRRKEDDRRTVLLDITSSGREMYARNSNIGARCITLLFEGFTAEELEQQSQFYERVVANLEGFSDTVLELAESNGIHEHDSSSTSNFEQKQRNNTGKSNYLSY from the coding sequence TTGAGTGATAGAGACTGGGAAGCGTTGGAGCGGACGGATTGGTTATTTCGCAAAATGGTCAGACGATTCGTCAAGGAGCGGGATCGTATCTCTGTAGAGGGCATCAGCCTGCCGGGCATGCTTATCCTGCACAAGATCATTCGTGAGGGAGAACAGCGTCTTGGAGATCTGGCAGAACAGTTGGACTTCACATCGGGTGCCATTACAGCTCTGACCGATAAGTTGGAGAAAAAGGGACTCACCATCCGCAGACGAAAGGAAGACGATCGCCGGACGGTTTTACTGGACATCACATCCAGCGGGCGGGAGATGTATGCGAGAAACAGCAACATCGGTGCCCGATGTATCACGCTTCTGTTTGAGGGTTTTACGGCGGAGGAACTGGAGCAGCAAAGTCAATTCTACGAGCGGGTAGTAGCGAATCTGGAAGGGTTCTCGGACACAGTGCTGGAATTGGCGGAGAGCAACGGGATACATGAACATGATAGCTCCTCCACAAGTAACTTTGAGCAGAAGCAGCGGAACAATACCGGGAAGAGTAACTATCTCAGTTATTGA
- a CDS encoding aryl-sulfate sulfotransferase — protein MGHSTIYPTGATLYKPDKAWGGYTVYQAGEEGVVLIDMNGKEVHLWKGLLGFPAKILPGGYVLGSTGRRDPKFGIQDNVDLVQVDWDGNIVWKYNSYEHIEDPGYEPLWYARQHHDYQREGNPVGYYAPGLAPKTKSGNTLILAHKNVSNPQISDKPLLDDAIIEVDWEGKVLWEWLPNEHFEELGFDEAARNVLFRDPNTRSFGHLGGGVGDWLHINSASYVGPNRFYEDGDERFHPDNIIWDAREANIIAITDRQSGKIVWRLGPDYTSTEAKHIGTIIGQHHAHIIPQGLPGEGNLLVFDNGGWAGYGLPNPASPFGLKHAIRDHSRVLEINPVTLEIVWQYTSAEAGFSVPTDSYKFYSPYISSAQRLPNGNTLITEGSNGRLFEVTAEHELVWEYVSPYTDRRNTNMVYRSYRVPYQWVPQLEKPQEVPIETIDVSTYRVPGAAPKGSASIVSVETTLPFVEGAACVATSDEGKTGD, from the coding sequence ATGGGACACTCAACAATATATCCAACTGGAGCGACGTTATACAAACCGGACAAGGCTTGGGGCGGTTATACCGTCTATCAGGCAGGTGAAGAAGGCGTAGTATTGATTGATATGAATGGCAAGGAGGTTCATCTGTGGAAAGGGTTGTTAGGATTCCCGGCCAAAATATTGCCTGGAGGTTACGTGCTGGGCAGCACAGGTCGTAGAGATCCGAAGTTCGGCATTCAGGATAATGTTGATCTGGTTCAGGTAGATTGGGACGGTAACATTGTATGGAAATACAATAGCTACGAACATATTGAAGATCCGGGGTATGAGCCACTATGGTATGCCCGCCAGCATCATGATTATCAGCGTGAGGGTAATCCGGTAGGGTACTATGCACCTGGGCTTGCACCGAAGACGAAGAGTGGCAACACACTTATCCTGGCTCACAAAAATGTGAGTAACCCGCAAATTTCAGATAAGCCATTGCTTGATGACGCCATTATTGAAGTGGATTGGGAGGGGAAGGTACTTTGGGAATGGCTGCCTAACGAGCACTTTGAAGAATTAGGTTTTGATGAAGCTGCTCGAAATGTTCTGTTCCGTGATCCGAATACACGTTCTTTTGGTCATTTGGGTGGTGGTGTGGGTGATTGGTTACATATTAATTCTGCTTCTTATGTTGGACCCAACCGCTTCTATGAAGACGGAGACGAACGGTTCCACCCTGACAATATTATCTGGGATGCCAGAGAGGCCAATATAATCGCAATTACAGACAGGCAGAGCGGAAAAATCGTATGGAGACTGGGCCCCGACTATACTTCAACTGAAGCGAAGCACATTGGCACAATTATCGGGCAGCATCATGCACATATCATTCCTCAGGGCCTTCCTGGAGAAGGGAACTTGCTTGTATTCGACAATGGCGGCTGGGCAGGTTACGGCCTTCCGAATCCGGCTTCCCCATTTGGATTAAAACATGCGATTCGGGATCACTCGCGTGTGTTGGAGATTAACCCGGTCACCCTGGAGATTGTCTGGCAGTATACATCGGCAGAAGCTGGATTTTCCGTCCCAACGGATTCCTATAAATTTTATAGTCCATACATCAGTTCCGCTCAGCGTTTGCCTAACGGTAACACCCTGATAACCGAAGGTTCCAATGGCAGGTTGTTCGAAGTGACAGCCGAGCATGAGCTGGTCTGGGAATATGTCTCCCCTTACACGGATCGGCGAAATACCAATATGGTCTATCGCTCGTATCGAGTTCCTTATCAGTGGGTTCCACAGTTGGAGAAGCCGCAGGAAGTTCCCATTGAAACCATTGATGTCTCCACCTATAGGGTGCCGGGAGCAGCACCCAAAGGTTCTGCATCCATCGTGAGTGTAGAGACAACTCTTCCGTTTGTGGAGGGAGCAGCCTGTGTGGCAACGTCGGATGAAGGCAAGACGGGCGATTAG
- a CDS encoding ABC transporter substrate-binding protein: MTRLNGVYIVRKPCIITGVLIAFLATALLLSGCSSSAAGSGTKDASGKHAENVKIRIADTSTNPTFRVAIAKGFFEKRGIDAESITFGSPAEGVNALFIKQVDIAYGADFPVLNALAKGEYSVIASAGQATDEAAAAWKLYARKDIQSGADLKGKKVSFIRGTFIPYLWDEYLKDQGLALGDVTQIGQGAFDESYIALKQGDLDAAWVIGSALTDKFDALEGVHQLTDMSQTSIRLGMGLVSSNEFIQANPEKISDFLAALDEASAYAQAHPEEVADLMYQETKQPKDATLKDLPINPWEVGFTQAAYDSLAGQKQYMVDTGIIEQDFDLDTKLNLTSLQQALPKKVTYSK; this comes from the coding sequence ATGACTAGATTGAATGGGGTGTATATTGTGAGAAAACCATGCATAATTACCGGCGTGTTAATAGCATTCCTGGCTACGGCACTCCTATTATCCGGATGCAGTTCAAGCGCAGCAGGGTCCGGAACCAAAGACGCTTCGGGTAAACATGCCGAGAATGTAAAAATTCGAATCGCAGATACCAGTACCAACCCAACGTTCAGGGTAGCCATTGCCAAAGGTTTCTTTGAAAAAAGGGGCATTGACGCAGAGAGTATTACGTTTGGCTCACCGGCTGAAGGTGTAAATGCACTATTTATCAAACAGGTGGATATTGCGTATGGGGCAGATTTTCCCGTATTGAATGCATTGGCTAAAGGAGAATATTCAGTCATCGCTTCGGCTGGTCAGGCTACGGATGAAGCGGCAGCCGCCTGGAAGCTGTATGCAAGGAAGGATATTCAGAGCGGAGCGGATTTGAAAGGCAAGAAAGTAAGTTTCATTCGAGGCACATTTATTCCGTATCTATGGGATGAATATCTGAAAGATCAGGGATTAGCGCTGGGTGATGTGACGCAAATTGGTCAGGGGGCTTTTGATGAGTCCTACATCGCACTGAAACAGGGAGACCTTGATGCCGCCTGGGTGATAGGCTCTGCGTTAACTGATAAATTCGATGCACTCGAAGGGGTCCATCAACTGACGGATATGTCCCAGACCTCTATACGCCTTGGTATGGGGCTGGTATCCAGTAATGAATTCATCCAGGCAAACCCCGAAAAGATAAGTGACTTTCTCGCGGCACTTGATGAGGCATCCGCGTATGCCCAAGCGCATCCTGAAGAAGTTGCGGATCTGATGTATCAAGAGACCAAACAGCCTAAAGATGCCACGTTGAAAGACCTTCCGATCAATCCATGGGAAGTTGGATTTACGCAGGCCGCTTATGACAGTTTGGCAGGTCAGAAGCAATATATGGTGGATACCGGAATCATTGAACAAGATTTTGATCTCGACACCAAACTTAATCTGACCTCTCTCCAGCAGGCTCTGCCGAAAAAAGTGACATATAGCAAATAA
- a CDS encoding ABC transporter ATP-binding protein — protein sequence MSLPATQHTIHIEQLRKTYHAPTNGDVHYIIKDVDLVIKGGEFFVLLGPSGCGKSTLLNMIAGFISKSGGQLKVDNKEIDRPGRDRAMVFQQADSSLFPWLTVRENVEFGLRMSKVPKAQRREISDRYIQLVGLSAHEGKFPKELSGGMKQRVQLARVLANDSAILLMDEPFGALDAMTRRTMQKELVNIWKETHKTVIFVTHDIQEALLLGERIGIMSVGPSSNITDIYHNTLPYPRNIASSEFNTLYDQIQGHFEE from the coding sequence ATGTCCTTACCTGCAACTCAGCATACCATTCATATCGAACAGCTTCGGAAAACGTATCATGCCCCGACTAATGGAGATGTGCATTATATCATCAAGGATGTCGATCTGGTTATCAAGGGAGGAGAGTTTTTCGTCCTGCTTGGTCCCAGTGGGTGTGGGAAGTCAACGTTGCTGAACATGATCGCGGGTTTTATCTCCAAGTCGGGTGGCCAGCTCAAAGTGGACAACAAGGAGATTGACAGACCGGGCAGGGATCGGGCGATGGTATTCCAGCAGGCGGATTCCTCTCTTTTTCCATGGCTAACCGTGAGAGAGAATGTGGAATTTGGGCTCCGAATGTCCAAGGTACCTAAGGCACAACGACGTGAGATCTCTGATCGATACATTCAGCTTGTTGGACTAAGTGCTCATGAGGGGAAATTTCCAAAAGAACTCTCGGGGGGCATGAAGCAGCGGGTTCAATTGGCCCGTGTACTTGCGAATGACTCGGCGATCTTGCTGATGGATGAGCCATTCGGTGCGCTGGACGCGATGACGCGGCGTACGATGCAGAAGGAACTGGTGAATATCTGGAAAGAAACTCATAAGACCGTTATCTTTGTCACCCACGATATTCAGGAGGCGTTATTGCTTGGTGAGCGCATAGGTATTATGTCTGTAGGTCCGTCTTCGAATATTACGGATATTTACCACAACACATTACCTTACCCGAGGAACATCGCCTCATCTGAGTTCAACACCCTGTATGACCAAATTCAAGGCCACTTTGAAGAATAA
- a CDS encoding ABC transporter permease, whose product MKWLEKKSVSIPLLWATVILIWQFGALIYGPDVIPGPWDTILGARELIADGTLMQYIGISFTRVLAGWVLGSIIAIPVGLIIGKVHLIRLFAEPFLNFIRFIPPIAFITLFLVWFGIGEQSKIALIMYATFFIVVLNTLTGVLSVEEDKIRSARSMGANERQILLHVIVPATTPYIFTGVRLAMGTSYMAIIGAEMIAANEGVGYLIWNSRLFFRTDWIFVGLISLGFMGFLTDRLFNWFGRRVLYRYGVIGGAKRV is encoded by the coding sequence ATGAAATGGTTGGAAAAAAAATCGGTGTCTATCCCGCTCCTGTGGGCAACAGTCATCCTGATCTGGCAGTTTGGTGCCCTCATCTATGGGCCTGACGTAATCCCTGGCCCTTGGGATACGATTCTGGGAGCGCGTGAACTGATTGCTGATGGTACGCTGATGCAGTATATCGGAATCAGCTTCACGCGTGTACTTGCAGGCTGGGTACTCGGAAGCATCATTGCTATTCCGGTAGGGCTGATTATTGGCAAAGTTCATCTCATCCGGCTGTTCGCGGAACCCTTCCTTAACTTTATACGCTTTATCCCGCCGATCGCCTTTATTACCTTATTCTTGGTGTGGTTCGGTATTGGTGAGCAATCCAAGATTGCACTCATCATGTACGCAACCTTCTTCATTGTTGTGCTAAACACCTTAACGGGTGTGCTCTCCGTTGAAGAAGACAAAATCCGGTCGGCACGCAGTATGGGAGCCAATGAACGGCAGATTCTGCTGCATGTGATTGTTCCGGCGACAACCCCGTATATTTTCACAGGTGTGCGCCTGGCAATGGGAACTTCCTATATGGCTATCATTGGTGCGGAGATGATTGCTGCAAATGAGGGAGTGGGTTACCTGATCTGGAATTCCAGACTCTTTTTCCGTACGGATTGGATCTTTGTCGGACTGATTTCCCTGGGTTTTATGGGATTCCTGACGGATCGATTGTTCAACTGGTTTGGTCGCAGGGTCCTCTACCGATATGGGGTCATTGGCGGAGCAAAACGAGTCTGA
- a CDS encoding DUF92 domain-containing protein: MDWIIGAVCASMVAGAAYAKKSLTLSGCLAAIMMGTIYYGAGNLFWFGTLLLFFITSTLLSRFRKDRKQELEKSYAKSGNRDAGQVMANGGMGMFLCLGYWIFPHPAWIYAFIGVMATVTSDTWATELGSLSRKPPRSVLTWKVLTPGASGGVSFLGTAAAAAGGALIGAGAFMFSWIAGIEGLGLFSWTFVGLVGGLAGAFADSYLGATVQKMYRCTVCGREVEVHEHCGHPTVRARGWAWMSNDLVNVLSSVIGGCVAIGLGNILAL; the protein is encoded by the coding sequence ATGGATTGGATTATTGGCGCCGTATGCGCTTCTATGGTGGCAGGTGCGGCCTATGCGAAAAAGTCGCTAACTCTGTCTGGCTGCTTGGCAGCAATCATGATGGGAACGATATATTACGGAGCGGGTAACCTGTTCTGGTTTGGCACGTTATTGTTATTTTTTATTACTTCAACGTTGCTCTCCAGGTTTCGTAAAGATCGGAAGCAGGAGCTGGAGAAATCCTATGCCAAGTCAGGAAATCGGGACGCTGGGCAAGTAATGGCTAATGGTGGAATGGGCATGTTCCTATGTCTGGGATACTGGATATTTCCACATCCGGCATGGATATATGCGTTCATTGGTGTAATGGCTACCGTGACATCGGACACATGGGCAACTGAACTCGGGAGTCTCAGTCGCAAGCCGCCGCGCTCTGTTCTCACATGGAAGGTACTTACACCAGGTGCTTCAGGAGGTGTCTCATTTCTCGGCACCGCGGCTGCAGCCGCAGGCGGGGCTCTGATTGGTGCGGGAGCCTTCATGTTTTCGTGGATCGCCGGGATCGAAGGCCTTGGTCTGTTTAGTTGGACTTTTGTCGGTCTTGTAGGCGGGTTGGCAGGTGCTTTTGCCGATTCCTATCTGGGCGCAACGGTGCAGAAGATGTATCGTTGCACTGTGTGTGGCCGTGAAGTTGAGGTGCATGAACATTGTGGGCATCCAACGGTTCGGGCTCGTGGCTGGGCATGGATGAGCAACGACCTGGTGAACGTGCTTAGTTCGGTTATCGGAGGATGCGTGGCGATAGGTTTAGGTAACATTTTGGCGTTGTAA
- a CDS encoding TetR/AcrR family transcriptional regulator, which translates to MSTVQGDKSEAILDAAYGIFGSKGFYETKMSDIADEAGIAKGTIYLYFKSKEQLFIAVSKRDCNSFISRLEYALNSHDNTGDKLGAIAKTHLTYYYERRNHTKLFFMAPNNDPDLMKFMKAFMNQYMSMVRKVLESASVPEPVLLAEAYIGILDRLKMDIMLNPEFNEEHLNKRIAFAAALFLDGCRSFLQV; encoded by the coding sequence TTGAGTACGGTACAGGGAGACAAATCGGAGGCTATTTTGGATGCGGCCTATGGTATTTTTGGCTCGAAAGGTTTTTATGAGACCAAAATGTCTGATATAGCAGACGAAGCCGGCATTGCAAAAGGCACCATTTATTTATATTTCAAAAGCAAGGAACAACTATTCATCGCAGTATCCAAGCGGGACTGTAACAGTTTTATCAGTCGTCTTGAATATGCTTTGAACTCGCATGACAACACAGGTGATAAACTTGGAGCAATAGCCAAGACCCACCTTACGTATTATTATGAGCGCCGCAATCATACCAAACTCTTTTTTATGGCACCCAATAATGATCCGGATCTAATGAAATTCATGAAGGCATTCATGAACCAATACATGAGCATGGTGCGTAAAGTACTGGAGAGTGCAAGTGTACCTGAGCCTGTATTGCTTGCTGAAGCTTATATTGGAATTCTGGACCGGCTGAAGATGGATATCATGTTGAATCCGGAGTTCAATGAGGAACATCTGAACAAACGAATTGCCTTTGCAGCAGCATTGTTTCTGGACGGATGCCGTTCTTTTTTACAAGTTTAA
- a CDS encoding ABC-F family ATP-binding cassette domain-containing protein, which yields MNIMTVEQIAKSYGEKILFKDASFGMADQDKIGVVGVNGTGKSTFLRVISGMEPADAGQISIGNDVRIQFLAQNPDFNPDNTVLQQVFEGDSMEMKTVREYTETMELLELNSSDPALQERLLRLNQQMEQLQLWQMESEAKSILSKLGIRQFDALMGTLSGGQRKRVALAAALIHPCELLILDEPTNHIDNDSVVWLEQYLQKRRGALLMITHDRYFLDRVANVMLELDHGRLFRYEANYTRFLELKAEREEREASSEQKRKNLLRTELAWIRRGAKARTTKQKARIDRFEQLKDQQGVQRSGSLEVSVGSTRLGKKILEIEHLSKSVGGRTLIEDLSYIAVPGDRVGIVGPNGSGKSTLLQMISGKLEPDAGVVDVGPTVNLGYFTQEHQEMDESLRVIEYIKEVAENVKTADGSLITASQMLERFLFTPASQWTPISRLSGGEKRRLYLLRVLMAAPNVLLLDEPTNDLDIQTLAVLEDYLDDFPGVVFVVSHDRYFLDRTVDKVLSFEGNGAVRVHVGDYSEYAEWMLKNAPGATQESDPGSTKVKQTSEKTTPAVSAAKPKLKFSFKEQREYDQIDENIEKAEANLVRINKEMEESFSDSALLQELMAEQVEAERHLDELMERWTILNELAEQIEQSKS from the coding sequence ATGAACATAATGACGGTAGAGCAGATTGCAAAAAGTTATGGTGAAAAAATATTGTTCAAGGATGCTTCATTTGGCATGGCTGATCAGGATAAGATTGGTGTCGTTGGGGTAAATGGTACCGGGAAATCCACATTTTTGCGTGTGATATCCGGTATGGAACCGGCAGACGCGGGACAGATCTCCATCGGTAATGACGTACGTATTCAATTCCTTGCACAAAATCCGGACTTCAATCCAGACAATACGGTACTGCAACAAGTATTCGAAGGTGACAGCATGGAAATGAAAACCGTGCGTGAATATACGGAAACGATGGAATTATTGGAGCTGAATTCCTCCGATCCAGCGTTGCAAGAGCGATTATTACGTTTGAATCAGCAAATGGAGCAGCTTCAGCTCTGGCAGATGGAGAGTGAAGCGAAGAGTATCTTGTCCAAACTGGGTATTCGTCAATTCGATGCACTGATGGGCACGTTGTCTGGTGGACAACGCAAAAGGGTAGCACTCGCTGCTGCTCTGATTCACCCGTGCGAACTGCTCATTCTGGATGAGCCGACGAACCATATTGATAATGATTCGGTCGTATGGCTCGAGCAGTATTTGCAGAAGCGTCGCGGCGCACTGCTTATGATTACGCATGATCGGTATTTCCTGGATCGTGTGGCCAATGTCATGCTGGAATTGGATCATGGCCGTTTGTTCCGGTATGAAGCCAACTATACACGCTTTCTGGAACTGAAGGCAGAGCGTGAAGAGCGGGAAGCTTCTTCCGAACAGAAGCGTAAAAACTTGCTTCGGACGGAGCTCGCATGGATTCGTCGTGGTGCCAAGGCACGGACGACGAAACAAAAAGCGAGAATTGATCGTTTCGAACAACTCAAAGACCAACAAGGAGTCCAGCGCTCCGGTTCATTGGAAGTGTCGGTTGGCTCCACTCGTCTAGGTAAAAAGATTCTGGAGATCGAGCATCTTTCCAAATCCGTCGGTGGCCGCACACTGATTGAAGATCTGAGTTATATTGCCGTACCTGGAGATCGGGTAGGGATTGTCGGACCGAATGGTAGTGGTAAGTCTACGCTGTTACAGATGATATCTGGCAAATTGGAACCCGATGCAGGCGTGGTTGACGTCGGTCCTACGGTCAATCTGGGCTATTTCACCCAGGAGCATCAGGAGATGGATGAATCTCTTCGTGTCATTGAGTACATCAAGGAAGTGGCCGAGAATGTGAAAACAGCCGATGGCTCTCTGATCACAGCATCCCAGATGCTGGAGCGGTTCCTGTTTACCCCGGCATCCCAGTGGACACCAATCTCCCGCCTCTCTGGTGGAGAGAAACGTCGTCTGTATCTGCTGCGTGTTCTGATGGCTGCGCCGAATGTCTTGCTGCTGGATGAGCCGACGAATGACCTGGACATCCAGACACTCGCTGTACTGGAAGACTATCTGGACGATTTTCCAGGTGTTGTCTTTGTGGTATCCCATGATCGCTATTTCCTTGATCGTACGGTGGATAAAGTGCTGTCTTTTGAGGGCAACGGTGCTGTACGTGTACATGTCGGCGACTACAGTGAGTATGCGGAATGGATGCTGAAAAATGCACCTGGAGCTACGCAAGAGAGTGACCCAGGATCAACGAAGGTGAAGCAGACATCGGAGAAAACAACTCCCGCTGTGTCAGCAGCTAAACCCAAGTTGAAATTCAGCTTCAAGGAGCAACGTGAATACGATCAGATTGATGAAAATATTGAGAAGGCTGAAGCCAATCTTGTCCGGATTAATAAAGAGATGGAAGAGTCATTTAGTGATTCTGCCCTTCTGCAGGAGTTGATGGCGGAGCAGGTTGAGGCTGAACGTCATCTGGACGAATTGATGGAACGCTGGACCATTCTGAATGAACTTGCAGAGCAGATTGAACAGAGCAAGTCTTAA
- a CDS encoding M42 family metallopeptidase, which yields MSYTIDESYVLSFLKKLLDTPSPSGYTHHIIEMISQEAQSLGITCELNNKGGAVLTLPGQDSSKTIALSAHVDTLGAMVRSITSYGTLKLTSVGGFSMQSIENEYCSIHTRDGKTYTGTILSLHPSVHVYPDARTFERTESHMEVRIDEVVSSKDDVLKLGIAVGDFISFDARAVITPSGYIKSRHLDDKASVAALFGILESAHRESWKPIHNVSLLISNYEEVGHGASYIPAEISEMIAVDMGAMGDDLSCKETDVSICAKDSSGPYDYDMTSRLIELAKQDGLDYVVDIYPHYGSDGSAALRGGNNIRAALIGPGVHASHSMERTHKDAVLNTARLLAAYITTK from the coding sequence ATGAGTTATACCATTGATGAATCTTACGTTCTGTCTTTTCTGAAAAAATTGCTGGATACACCAAGTCCAAGCGGCTACACCCATCATATTATCGAGATGATTAGCCAAGAAGCTCAATCACTGGGCATCACTTGTGAGCTCAATAATAAGGGTGGTGCCGTGCTTACTTTGCCAGGGCAGGATTCATCCAAGACGATTGCTCTGAGTGCCCATGTGGACACGCTAGGGGCCATGGTACGCTCCATTACATCCTACGGCACCTTGAAATTAACTTCTGTCGGTGGATTTTCCATGCAAAGTATCGAAAACGAATATTGCAGCATACATACTCGGGACGGAAAGACATACACAGGCACCATTCTCTCCCTTCACCCGTCTGTACATGTATATCCAGATGCACGTACCTTTGAACGGACCGAGAGCCATATGGAAGTGCGAATTGATGAAGTTGTCTCCTCCAAGGATGATGTGTTAAAACTCGGGATCGCTGTTGGTGACTTTATCTCCTTTGATGCTCGTGCAGTTATTACCCCAAGCGGTTATATCAAATCACGTCATCTGGACGACAAAGCCAGTGTAGCTGCATTGTTCGGCATCCTTGAGTCTGCCCATCGCGAAAGCTGGAAACCAATACATAATGTTTCTCTGCTCATCTCTAACTACGAAGAAGTCGGACATGGTGCCTCGTATATCCCTGCAGAAATCAGTGAAATGATCGCTGTAGACATGGGAGCCATGGGCGATGATCTGAGTTGTAAAGAAACCGATGTATCCATATGTGCCAAAGATTCTTCTGGACCGTATGACTACGATATGACCAGTCGTCTCATTGAACTGGCCAAACAAGATGGGTTGGATTACGTTGTGGACATCTACCCCCACTATGGCTCAGATGGAAGTGCAGCACTACGCGGAGGAAACAATATCCGAGCAGCACTGATCGGACCGGGCGTTCACGCATCTCATTCTATGGAGCGCACACATAAGGATGCTGTCTTGAATACTGCACGCTTGCTAGCTGCCTACATTACAACGAAGTAA